In Humulus lupulus chromosome 6, drHumLupu1.1, whole genome shotgun sequence, a single genomic region encodes these proteins:
- the LOC133785411 gene encoding uncharacterized protein LOC133785411, with translation MCIIDSCAGHSFASMKYVKRLARPPEKLSEVLSTVLPSGEILYSDQWIKRVHIYIDGKELYVNLVMLEMHDYEVILGMEWLSKYNATIDCKKKTVTFKPSKEDQFVFIGTLPMNRIPIISTMKAMKFLKNGGVGYLARIIDTSLLKEVKPEDVPVVKEFIEVFLEDLPGLPSDREIEFLIELLLVYSWSKDEHGKHLRLTLEKLREKKLYKFKKCEFQL, from the exons ATGTGCATTATAGATTCATGTGCCGGGCATTCATTTGCATCCATGAAATATGTGAAAAGATTGGCTAGACCACCTGAGAAGTTATCAGAAGTATTAAGTACCGTGTTACCATCTGGGGAGATATTGTATTCGGACCAGTGGATAAAAAGAGTTCATATTTATATTGATGGTAAAGAACTATATGTGAACTTGGTGATGTtagaaatgcatgattatgaagtGATACTAGGTATGGAGTGGCTTTCTAAGTATAATGCTACTATTGATTGTAAAAAGAAGACAGTGACATTCAAACCTTCTAAAGAAgatcaatttgtgtttattggaaCTTTACCAATGAATAGGATCCCAATAATTTCTACTATGAAGGCGATGAAATTTTTGAAGAATGGTGGTGTGGGATATTTGGCTAGGATAATAGATACTTCCTTACTGAAAGAAGTGAAGCCCGAAGATGTACCTGTAGTCAAGGAGTTCATAGaggtgtttctagaagatttaccaggattACCATCTGACAGAGAAATAGAATTCCTGATTGAGTTATTACTTG tttattcgtGGTCTAAGGATGAACATGGGAAGCACTTGAGGCTAACATTAGAGAAGTTAAGGGAGAAGAAATTAtacaagtttaagaaatgtgagtttcaGCTATAG